A stretch of Pseudomonas sp. CCC3.1 DNA encodes these proteins:
- a CDS encoding sorbosone dehydrogenase family protein gives MFKRKHAVVIVLAAGLAACGETSTLQVADGTGPSPTLPEPNKTLIPTVNIAPAIGWPAGAKPMAAQGLQVQAFAEGLDHPRWLYVLPNGDVLVAETNAPAKPDDSQGLREWVASKVMGRAGAGVPSANRITLLRDTDHDGKVDTRTVFLEHLNSPFGMTLVGNDLYVADADKLLRFPYQPGETSISAPPTKIADLPSGLNHHWTKNVIASPDGKKLYVTVGSNSNVGENGLDKEEGRAAIWEVDPATGSHRIFASGLRNPNGMDWEPKTGKLWTAVNERDEIGSDLVPDYITSVRDGGFYGWPYSYYGQHVDTRVSPQNLDLVAKALAPDYAVGPHTASLGLSFAEHSRLPNFTDGVFIGQHGSWNRKPHSGYKVIFVPFTDGKPAGMPIDVLTGFLSADEKAMGRPVGVVIDKQGDLLVADDVGNTIWRVSGK, from the coding sequence ATGTTTAAACGCAAGCACGCTGTTGTCATCGTTCTAGCAGCAGGGCTGGCAGCCTGCGGTGAGACATCGACCCTACAAGTCGCGGACGGCACCGGGCCCTCACCCACACTGCCAGAGCCGAACAAGACGCTGATTCCCACTGTCAACATCGCCCCGGCCATTGGCTGGCCAGCGGGCGCCAAACCGATGGCAGCTCAAGGTTTGCAGGTGCAGGCTTTTGCCGAAGGCCTTGATCACCCGCGCTGGCTGTATGTGCTGCCCAATGGCGATGTGCTAGTGGCGGAAACCAACGCCCCGGCCAAGCCGGATGACAGCCAAGGGCTTCGCGAATGGGTCGCAAGCAAGGTCATGGGCCGCGCCGGTGCGGGCGTTCCGAGCGCCAATCGGATCACCTTGTTGCGCGATACAGACCACGATGGAAAGGTCGATACCCGCACCGTGTTTCTTGAGCACCTTAATTCGCCCTTCGGCATGACTCTGGTGGGCAATGACCTGTACGTGGCGGACGCCGACAAACTGCTGCGCTTTCCTTATCAACCGGGTGAAACCTCCATCAGTGCGCCACCGACCAAGATTGCTGATTTGCCGAGCGGCCTGAACCACCACTGGACCAAAAACGTCATCGCCAGCCCCGACGGCAAAAAGCTCTATGTGACGGTGGGTTCCAACAGCAACGTCGGCGAAAACGGCCTGGACAAGGAAGAAGGTCGCGCCGCGATCTGGGAAGTCGACCCCGCGACTGGCAGCCACCGTATTTTCGCCTCGGGGCTGCGCAACCCTAATGGCATGGACTGGGAGCCGAAGACCGGCAAACTGTGGACCGCCGTAAACGAACGCGACGAGATTGGCAGCGATCTGGTGCCCGACTACATCACCTCGGTCCGGGATGGCGGCTTTTACGGCTGGCCCTACAGCTACTACGGGCAACACGTCGATACACGGGTCAGCCCGCAAAACCTCGATTTGGTCGCCAAAGCGCTTGCCCCAGACTACGCGGTGGGCCCGCACACGGCCTCGCTGGGCCTGAGCTTTGCTGAACACAGCAGGCTGCCGAACTTCACTGACGGGGTATTCATTGGCCAGCATGGCTCGTGGAACCGCAAGCCGCACAGTGGATACAAGGTGATTTTCGTGCCGTTTACTGACGGCAAACCCGCAGGCATGCCGATCGACGTGCTGACGGGCTTCCTCAGCGCAGACGAGAAAGCCATGGGGCGACCGGTTGGGGTGGTGATCGATAAACAGGGGGACTTGCTGGTGGCCGATGATGTCGGCAACACGATTTGGCGGGTATCGGGGAAGTAA
- the cbiB gene encoding adenosylcobinamide-phosphate synthase CbiB, whose translation MSVALLCVAGVALDALLGEPKRWHPLVAFGRMAERIEQRFNSGGRGWRSHGVTAWVLAVLPLTLVATALSWLPYIGWLVEILALYCALGMRSLGEHVQPVAEALRANDLDEARTRVGYLVSRQTSELDSTEVARAATESVLENGSDAVFAALFWFAVAGAPGVVLYRLSNTLDAMWGYRNERFERFGWAAARIDDVLNYIPARLVALTYALLGKTRLAITCWRQQAPQWDSPNAGPVMAAGAGALGVELGGAAIYHGELHERPQLGEGVPADADSIGRGWQLVQRGVWLWLLILCVGSEFYA comes from the coding sequence ATGAGTGTGGCGTTGTTGTGCGTTGCCGGTGTGGCGTTGGATGCGCTGCTCGGCGAGCCTAAACGCTGGCATCCACTGGTTGCGTTTGGCCGCATGGCTGAGCGCATCGAGCAGCGATTCAATTCAGGCGGGCGGGGCTGGCGCAGCCATGGCGTGACTGCCTGGGTGCTGGCGGTGTTGCCACTGACCCTTGTGGCCACGGCGTTGTCGTGGCTGCCTTATATCGGCTGGCTGGTGGAGATTCTGGCGTTGTACTGCGCGCTGGGCATGCGCAGCCTGGGTGAGCACGTGCAGCCGGTGGCCGAGGCGTTGCGCGCCAATGATCTGGACGAGGCCCGCACGCGGGTCGGGTATTTGGTCAGCCGTCAAACCAGTGAACTGGATTCGACCGAAGTGGCGCGCGCGGCCACAGAGTCGGTGCTTGAAAACGGCAGCGATGCGGTGTTCGCGGCCTTGTTCTGGTTTGCCGTGGCGGGTGCGCCGGGCGTGGTGCTCTACCGTTTGAGCAACACCCTGGACGCGATGTGGGGCTATCGCAACGAACGCTTTGAGCGTTTTGGCTGGGCCGCCGCGCGCATCGACGATGTACTCAACTATATTCCTGCACGGCTGGTGGCATTGACCTACGCCTTGTTGGGCAAGACGCGCTTGGCGATCACGTGCTGGCGTCAACAGGCGCCGCAGTGGGACAGCCCCAATGCCGGGCCGGTGATGGCGGCGGGTGCCGGTGCGCTGGGTGTCGAGCTGGGTGGAGCGGCAATTTATCACGGTGAGCTGCATGAACGCCCGCAACTGGGTGAAGGCGTGCCCGCCGATGCTGACTCAATCGGCCGCGGCTGGCAGTTGGTACAGCGCGGGGTGTGGCTGTGGTTACTGATCCTGTGTGTGGGGAGTGAGTTCTATGCTTGA
- a CDS encoding C40 family peptidase, whose translation MLKRFAPLVPLALVTLLFGCAAHTPVSQQVTETQVQTSSSSHASALYQEELATEKELAQFSANSKPYELPALADSILERGMSLIGTRYRFGGTSEAGFDCSGFIGYLFKEEAGMQLPRSTREMINVNAPLVARNNLKPGDLLFFSTNGRGRVSHAGIYLGDDQFIHSSSRRSGGVRIDSLGDSYWNKTFMEAKRALAMAPTSVVARK comes from the coding sequence ATGCTAAAGCGCTTCGCACCCCTCGTGCCTCTCGCACTTGTTACCCTGCTGTTCGGCTGCGCTGCGCACACGCCAGTGTCCCAGCAAGTCACCGAAACTCAGGTTCAAACGTCATCTTCGTCGCACGCTTCCGCTCTTTATCAGGAAGAACTGGCGACCGAAAAAGAACTGGCTCAATTTTCCGCAAACAGCAAGCCTTACGAACTGCCAGCTTTGGCTGACAGCATTCTTGAGCGCGGCATGTCCTTGATCGGTACCCGTTATCGTTTTGGCGGCACCTCTGAAGCCGGTTTCGATTGCAGCGGCTTCATCGGCTATCTGTTCAAAGAAGAAGCGGGCATGCAATTGCCGCGTTCAACGCGTGAAATGATCAACGTAAATGCACCGTTGGTCGCACGAAACAATCTCAAGCCAGGTGACTTGCTGTTCTTCAGCACCAATGGCCGTGGGCGCGTCAGCCACGCCGGGATTTACCTGGGCGACGACCAGTTTATCCACTCCAGCAGCCGCCGCAGCGGTGGTGTGCGGATCGACAGTCTGGGTGACAGCTACTGGAACAAGACCTTTATGGAAGCCAAGCGTGCCTTGGCGATGGCGCCAACGAGCGTAGTGGCCCGCAAGTAA
- the bluB gene encoding 5,6-dimethylbenzimidazole synthase, with product MSDNAFSSEEKAAVYRAIAERRDMRHFSGGNVAPELLARLLEAAHQAPSVGLMQPWRFIRITDRQLRGKIQAVVEDERVRTAEALGERSDEFMTLKVEGINDCAEVLVAALMDDREKHIFGRRTLPEMDMASLSCAIQNLWLAARVEGLGMGWVSLFEPQALADLLGLPAGAKPLAVLCLGPVEAFYPAPMLVLEGWAQARPLSELVYENFWGVKP from the coding sequence ATGAGCGACAACGCATTTAGTTCTGAAGAAAAGGCCGCGGTGTATCGGGCCATTGCTGAACGCCGCGACATGCGGCACTTCAGCGGGGGCAACGTGGCTCCTGAGCTGCTGGCACGTTTGCTGGAAGCCGCGCATCAGGCGCCGAGTGTGGGCCTGATGCAGCCGTGGCGGTTTATCCGCATCACCGACCGCCAGCTGCGGGGCAAGATTCAAGCGGTCGTTGAAGACGAGCGAGTACGCACTGCCGAGGCGCTGGGTGAGCGTTCGGATGAATTCATGACCCTCAAGGTCGAGGGCATCAACGATTGCGCCGAGGTGCTGGTGGCGGCGTTGATGGATGATCGCGAAAAGCACATTTTCGGCCGTCGTACGTTGCCGGAAATGGACATGGCGTCGTTGTCTTGTGCCATCCAAAACCTGTGGCTGGCAGCGCGGGTTGAAGGTCTGGGAATGGGCTGGGTGTCATTGTTCGAGCCGCAGGCGCTGGCAGATTTGCTGGGCTTGCCCGCCGGTGCCAAGCCGCTTGCGGTGTTGTGCCTGGGCCCGGTCGAGGCGTTTTATCCTGCGCCGATGCTGGTGCTGGAAGGGTGGGCGCAAGCACGTCCGCTGAGTGAGTTGGTGTACGAGAATTTTTGGGGAGTGAAGCCATGA
- a CDS encoding C40 family peptidase — protein sequence MSTMARVALITLAALLSACANRPAPAPVVVQKAVFSKPDETSPVAADVLFRAFSLVGTPYRWGGNTPDSGFDCSGLIKYVYNDVAGISLPRTTREMIVMRAQNVGQDQLQTGDLLFFATGGGTQVSHAGIYVGEGRFVHAPATGGTVKLDSLNKAYWQKAYLNAKRVLPTEQHLAQLP from the coding sequence ATGTCGACTATGGCTCGCGTTGCACTTATCACGTTAGCAGCACTGCTCAGTGCTTGCGCCAACCGTCCGGCGCCGGCCCCTGTGGTCGTCCAAAAGGCGGTATTTTCCAAACCCGATGAAACGTCTCCGGTAGCTGCGGATGTGTTGTTCCGTGCCTTCAGTTTGGTAGGCACGCCTTATCGCTGGGGTGGCAATACGCCGGATTCGGGTTTTGATTGCAGTGGCTTGATCAAATACGTCTACAACGACGTAGCGGGTATTTCGTTGCCACGTACCACGCGCGAAATGATCGTGATGCGGGCGCAGAATGTCGGCCAGGATCAACTGCAAACGGGTGACTTGCTGTTCTTCGCTACAGGCGGCGGCACGCAGGTCAGCCATGCCGGGATCTACGTGGGTGAAGGCCGCTTCGTGCATGCGCCAGCCACGGGTGGCACGGTCAAGCTGGACAGCTTGAACAAAGCCTACTGGCAAAAAGCCTATTTGAACGCCAAGCGCGTACTGCCGACCGAGCAGCATTTGGCGCAGTTGCCTTAA
- a CDS encoding cobyrinate a,c-diamide synthase yields the protein MRESRHCPAVLIAAPASGQGKTTVTAALARLHRNQGRKVRVFKCGPDFLDPMILERASGAPVYQVDLWMVGADESRRLLWEAAGEADLILIEGVMGLFDGTPSSADLARHFGVPVLGVIDGTAMAQTFGALALGLARYQPDLPFAGVLANRVGTVRHAQLLEGSLTEGLRWYGALSRETGIELPSRHLGLVQASELNDLDARLDAAANALASTCEVALPPAVEFAAPQPVAVEALLAGVRIAVARDEAFAFTYGASLALLREMGAELVFFSPIRDTQLPAADSLYLPGGYPELHHLELSRNTSMLEAIRAHHHAGKPLLAECGGMLYLLDALTDVDGQRAELVGLLKGEATMQKRLAALALQAVEMPEGLLRGHTYHHSLTSTELEPVARGLSPNGGRGAEAVYREGRMTASYVHFYFPSNPQAMAALFAPCAVKVS from the coding sequence ATGAGAGAGTCGCGTCATTGCCCGGCGGTACTGATCGCCGCGCCGGCTTCCGGTCAGGGCAAGACCACCGTTACTGCCGCCTTGGCCCGATTGCATCGCAATCAAGGGCGCAAGGTGCGGGTATTTAAATGTGGCCCGGATTTCCTCGACCCCATGATCCTGGAGCGCGCCAGCGGTGCGCCGGTGTATCAGGTGGACTTGTGGATGGTAGGCGCCGATGAAAGCCGTCGCTTGCTGTGGGAAGCGGCCGGTGAAGCGGACCTGATTCTGATCGAAGGCGTGATGGGCCTGTTCGACGGCACGCCGTCCAGCGCTGATCTGGCGCGGCATTTCGGCGTGCCGGTGTTGGGGGTGATTGATGGCACCGCCATGGCCCAGACCTTCGGCGCGCTGGCCCTGGGGCTCGCGCGTTATCAGCCAGACCTGCCGTTTGCCGGGGTTCTGGCTAACCGGGTCGGCACGGTGCGTCATGCGCAGTTGCTCGAAGGCAGCCTGACCGAAGGCTTGCGCTGGTACGGCGCGTTGTCCCGCGAGACCGGGATTGAACTGCCAAGCCGGCATTTGGGCCTGGTGCAAGCCAGCGAACTGAATGACCTGGATGCACGCCTCGATGCAGCGGCCAATGCCTTGGCCAGCACCTGTGAGGTAGCGCTGCCACCGGCGGTGGAGTTTGCCGCGCCACAACCTGTCGCCGTTGAGGCGTTACTGGCCGGGGTGCGGATTGCCGTGGCGCGCGATGAAGCCTTTGCCTTTACCTATGGCGCGAGTCTGGCGCTGTTGCGTGAAATGGGCGCCGAACTGGTGTTTTTCTCGCCGATTCGCGACACGCAACTGCCTGCCGCTGACAGTCTGTATTTGCCGGGCGGCTACCCGGAGCTGCATCACCTTGAGCTGTCGCGCAACACCTCGATGCTGGAGGCAATCCGAGCTCACCATCACGCGGGTAAACCGCTGCTGGCCGAATGTGGCGGCATGCTCTATCTGCTGGATGCCTTGACCGACGTCGACGGGCAGCGCGCCGAGTTGGTCGGCTTGCTCAAAGGCGAGGCGACCATGCAAAAACGCTTGGCGGCCCTGGCGTTGCAGGCAGTCGAGATGCCGGAAGGCCTGCTGCGCGGACATACCTATCACCACTCGCTGACCAGCACCGAGCTTGAGCCTGTCGCACGTGGCCTGAGCCCCAATGGCGGGCGCGGTGCGGAGGCTGTGTATCGCGAAGGGCGTATGACAGCGTCTTACGTGCACTTTTACTTTCCGTCCAATCCCCAGGCCATGGCTGCGTTGTTCGCGCCGTGTGCCGTGAAGGTGTCATGA
- the cobO gene encoding cob(I)yrinic acid a,c-diamide adenosyltransferase has translation MNESPERDERHLARMLRKKAVMDERIASAPNECGLLLVLTGNGKGKSSSAFGMLARAMGHGLQCGVVQFIKGRNSTGEEIFFRRFPEQVRYHVMGEGFTWETQDRQRDIAAAEAAWEVSREMLRDPSIGLVVLDELNIALKHGYLDLEQVLSDLQARPPMQHVLVTGRGAKPELIDLADTVTEMGVIKHAFQAGIKAQKGIEL, from the coding sequence ATGAATGAATCCCCCGAACGCGACGAACGTCACCTGGCGCGCATGCTGCGCAAAAAAGCCGTTATGGACGAGCGCATTGCCAGTGCCCCTAACGAATGCGGCCTGTTGCTGGTGTTGACCGGCAATGGCAAAGGCAAAAGCAGTTCGGCTTTTGGCATGTTGGCCCGGGCCATGGGCCACGGCCTGCAATGCGGCGTGGTGCAGTTCATCAAGGGCCGTAACAGCACCGGCGAAGAGATTTTTTTCCGTCGCTTCCCTGAACAAGTGCGCTATCACGTGATGGGCGAGGGCTTTACCTGGGAAACTCAGGACCGCCAGCGAGACATTGCGGCCGCCGAAGCAGCGTGGGAAGTGTCTCGCGAGATGTTGCGTGATCCGTCCATTGGGCTGGTGGTGCTGGATGAGCTGAACATTGCGCTCAAGCACGGCTACCTCGACCTTGAGCAGGTGCTGAGTGACCTGCAAGCCCGTCCGCCGATGCAGCATGTGCTTGTCACCGGGCGTGGCGCTAAACCTGAACTGATTGATCTGGCCGATACCGTGACTGAAATGGGTGTGATCAAGCATGCATTCCAGGCCGGGATCAAAGCCCAGAAAGGCATTGAATTGTGA
- a CDS encoding AI-2E family transporter codes for MTDSRRWVWWGVALVAALFVYFLHPILTPFLIAIVLAYMFDPVVDRLEKLGISRTWGTITVFSVFTVILVTLLLVLVPLLAKQLLKLYQLAPQVLDWLQHTAMPWVQAKFGLGDGFWNFDKIKAAITEHMGQAGDIVGVVLSQATASSLALVGFLANLVLIPVVAFYLLRDWDIMLAKIRSLLPRDREERIVSLAKECHDVLGAFVRGQLLVMLALGVIYSAGLMLVGLELGLLIGLMAGLAAIVPYMGFIIGIGAALIAGLFQFGGDLYPMLGIVAVFMVGQALEGMVLTPLLVGDRIGLHPVAVIFAILAGGELFGFTGVLLALPVAAVIMVLVRHMHDLYKDSQAYKGDEEPEL; via the coding sequence ATGACGGATTCGCGCCGGTGGGTATGGTGGGGGGTAGCGCTGGTGGCAGCGCTGTTTGTGTATTTCTTGCACCCGATACTGACGCCTTTTCTGATTGCCATCGTCCTCGCCTACATGTTCGATCCGGTGGTTGATCGTCTCGAAAAGTTAGGCATATCAAGAACCTGGGGGACGATTACAGTCTTCTCGGTGTTTACCGTCATTCTGGTGACGTTGCTGCTGGTGTTGGTGCCGTTATTGGCCAAGCAATTGCTCAAACTCTACCAACTGGCGCCGCAGGTACTCGATTGGTTGCAGCACACGGCCATGCCGTGGGTGCAAGCCAAGTTCGGTCTGGGCGATGGCTTCTGGAACTTCGACAAGATCAAGGCGGCAATCACCGAGCACATGGGTCAGGCGGGCGACATCGTCGGTGTGGTGTTGTCGCAGGCGACCGCTTCCAGCCTGGCGCTGGTGGGCTTTTTGGCCAATCTGGTGCTGATCCCGGTGGTGGCGTTTTACCTGTTGCGCGACTGGGACATCATGCTGGCCAAGATCCGCAGCCTGCTGCCACGTGATCGCGAAGAGCGGATCGTGTCGCTGGCCAAAGAGTGTCACGACGTGCTCGGAGCCTTTGTTCGCGGGCAGTTGCTGGTGATGCTGGCGCTGGGCGTGATCTACTCGGCGGGCTTGATGCTGGTCGGGCTGGAGTTGGGGCTGTTGATTGGTTTGATGGCGGGGCTGGCAGCCATTGTGCCGTACATGGGTTTCATCATCGGTATTGGCGCGGCGCTGATCGCGGGCCTGTTCCAGTTCGGCGGCGACCTGTACCCGATGCTGGGCATTGTGGCGGTGTTTATGGTTGGTCAGGCGCTCGAAGGCATGGTGCTTACACCCTTGCTGGTGGGCGATCGAATCGGCTTGCACCCCGTGGCTGTAATCTTTGCGATTCTGGCGGGTGGCGAATTGTTCGGTTTTACCGGCGTGTTGCTGGCATTGCCTGTGGCGGCGGTGATTATGGTGCTGGTGCGCCATATGCACGATTTGTACAAGGATTCGCAGGCCTACAAAGGGGATGAAGAGCCTGAGCTGTAG
- the hda gene encoding DnaA regulatory inactivator Hda, with protein sequence MKPIQLPLGVRLRDDATFINYYPGANAAALGYVERLCEADAGWTESLIYLWGKQGVGRTHLLQAACLRFEQLGEPAVYLPLAELLDRGIEILDNLEQYELVCLDDLQAVAGRADWEEALFHLFNRLRDSGRRLLIAASASPRELPIKLADLKSRLTLALVFQMRPLSDEDKLRALQLRASRRGLHLTDEVGHFILTRGTRSMSALFELLERLDQASLQAQRKLTIPFLKETLGW encoded by the coding sequence ATGAAACCGATTCAGCTGCCCCTAGGTGTGCGTCTGCGTGATGACGCTACCTTCATAAATTACTATCCAGGCGCCAATGCCGCTGCACTCGGCTATGTCGAGCGTCTGTGCGAAGCCGACGCCGGCTGGACGGAAAGTCTGATCTATCTGTGGGGCAAGCAGGGCGTAGGGCGTACGCACTTGCTACAGGCCGCTTGCCTGCGTTTTGAGCAGTTGGGCGAGCCGGCGGTCTATCTGCCGTTGGCTGAGTTGCTGGATCGCGGTATCGAGATTCTCGACAACCTTGAGCAGTACGAGCTGGTTTGCCTGGATGACCTTCAGGCAGTGGCCGGGCGGGCTGACTGGGAAGAGGCGCTGTTTCACTTGTTCAATCGTCTGCGCGACAGCGGGCGCCGTCTGTTGATCGCCGCGTCGGCTTCGCCGCGTGAACTGCCGATCAAACTGGCCGACCTCAAATCACGCCTTACCCTGGCGCTGGTTTTTCAAATGCGTCCTTTGTCTGACGAAGACAAATTGCGCGCCTTGCAACTTCGCGCATCGCGCCGCGGCCTGCACCTGACAGATGAAGTGGGGCATTTCATCCTCACTCGCGGTACGCGCAGCATGAGTGCGTTATTCGAATTGCTTGAGCGCCTCGATCAGGCGTCCTTGCAGGCGCAGCGCAAGCTGACAATTCCCTTTCTGAAAGAAACCCTTGGCTGGTAA
- a CDS encoding DUF2066 domain-containing protein, with product MRFHQFIAVGCLSLFSLASHAEILTGLYQVREPVASQSPDERAQATQKALETLVLRLTGDAKAIQSPALEAIRKDPQQIISQYGYDAGPPEALQVDFDPVSTDRALRQAGLSLWGTNRPALLGWWLNDSVEGASLVGDGQSAADPLRRAAQHRGLPLRLPLADLSEQLVGTAENLEGSNPAPLKEASERYGADALLAVHAREDGGQWQAKWRLWVGDQQEQGSASAADQAALADAVLLQVSERLAPRYAVKPGVSTEQLLQVQGMTLERYAQLGRLLEPFGGQLISVDGDRIVYQVNGSTEQLRSQLGLAQLHEVPAGQVQSVATDGQAPGAVTASGPQLRFSW from the coding sequence ATGCGTTTTCATCAATTTATAGCTGTGGGCTGTTTGTCATTGTTTAGCCTGGCGAGTCATGCCGAAATCCTGACGGGTCTGTACCAAGTGCGTGAGCCGGTGGCTAGCCAGTCCCCGGATGAGCGCGCGCAAGCCACCCAAAAAGCCCTTGAAACCCTGGTGCTGCGCCTGACGGGCGACGCCAAGGCCATTCAAAGCCCAGCGCTGGAAGCGATCCGTAAAGACCCGCAGCAAATCATCAGCCAATACGGCTATGACGCAGGCCCCCCTGAAGCCCTGCAAGTGGACTTTGACCCGGTGAGCACCGATCGCGCCTTGCGTCAGGCCGGTTTGTCGCTGTGGGGCACCAACCGACCCGCGCTGCTGGGCTGGTGGCTGAACGATTCGGTCGAGGGTGCCAGCCTGGTCGGTGACGGCCAATCGGCGGCTGACCCCTTGCGTCGTGCGGCGCAACATCGCGGGCTGCCGCTGCGCTTGCCTTTGGCTGACTTGAGCGAGCAATTGGTCGGCACAGCTGAAAACCTTGAGGGCTCTAACCCGGCCCCGTTGAAAGAAGCCTCTGAGCGCTACGGGGCCGATGCGCTGCTGGCGGTGCATGCCCGTGAGGACGGGGGGCAATGGCAAGCCAAATGGCGCCTGTGGGTCGGCGATCAGCAAGAGCAAGGCAGCGCATCGGCAGCCGATCAGGCGGCACTGGCGGATGCCGTGCTGCTGCAAGTCAGTGAGCGACTGGCTCCGCGTTATGCGGTCAAGCCAGGTGTTTCAACTGAACAGTTGCTTCAGGTGCAGGGCATGACGCTGGAGCGCTATGCCCAGTTGGGTCGTTTGCTTGAGCCATTTGGTGGGCAACTTATTAGCGTGGACGGTGATCGTATTGTTTATCAGGTCAACGGCAGCACCGAACAGTTGCGTTCGCAGCTTGGGCTTGCGCAACTGCATGAAGTGCCGGCAGGCCAGGTTCAGTCTGTAGCGACTGACGGGCAGGCGCCGGGTGCAGTGACAGCGTCAGGGCCGCAGCTACGCTTTAGCTGGTAG
- the cobD gene encoding threonine-phosphate decarboxylase CobD gives MLEHGGRLRQAALHYGIAESAWLDLSSGLAPWPFAIPPVPERAWARLPETDDGLEQAACIYYGAQNALPVPGSQCAIQLLPRLRRSGKVGVLSPCYAEHAEAWRRSGHIVREVMDQEVDFYLDTLDVLVVVNPNNPTGLNLSPERLLEWHARLAQRGGWLVVDEAFMDNTPDLSLAAESWRTGLIVLRSFGKFFGLAGVRLGFVLAELRLLKLLAEQVGPWAVSGPTRIVGQACLLDTASHALQRERTALASERLQRLLGLHDLLPQGGCALFQWLITPHAERLYEFMAQRGILLRLFTSNSSVRFGLPADEADWLRLEQALQAYSQAFTKGVS, from the coding sequence ATGCTTGAACACGGCGGGCGTTTACGTCAGGCGGCCTTGCACTACGGCATTGCCGAGTCGGCCTGGTTGGATCTGTCCAGTGGTCTGGCGCCTTGGCCTTTTGCAATTCCTCCTGTCCCGGAACGGGCCTGGGCACGTTTGCCCGAAACCGATGATGGCCTGGAGCAAGCGGCCTGCATTTACTACGGCGCGCAAAATGCCTTGCCGGTGCCGGGCTCGCAATGTGCGATCCAGTTACTGCCGCGGTTGCGCCGCAGTGGCAAGGTGGGCGTGCTGTCGCCGTGTTACGCCGAGCACGCCGAAGCGTGGCGGCGCAGCGGGCACATCGTGCGCGAAGTCATGGATCAAGAAGTCGACTTCTACCTCGACACGCTGGATGTGCTGGTGGTGGTGAACCCCAATAACCCCACGGGCTTGAACCTGTCCCCTGAGCGTTTGCTGGAGTGGCACGCACGGCTGGCGCAGCGTGGCGGTTGGCTGGTGGTGGACGAAGCCTTTATGGACAACACCCCCGACTTGAGTCTGGCGGCTGAGAGTTGGCGTACCGGGTTGATTGTGTTGCGTTCATTCGGCAAGTTTTTTGGCCTGGCTGGCGTGCGTTTAGGCTTTGTGCTGGCCGAACTCCGGTTGCTCAAGCTGCTGGCCGAACAGGTCGGGCCTTGGGCTGTCAGTGGCCCGACCCGCATTGTGGGCCAGGCGTGCCTGCTCGACACCGCCAGCCATGCCCTCCAGCGCGAACGCACCGCGCTGGCCAGTGAGCGTTTGCAGCGATTGCTGGGCCTGCATGATTTGCTCCCGCAAGGCGGGTGCGCCCTGTTCCAGTGGCTGATCACGCCGCATGCCGAGCGTCTTTACGAATTTATGGCGCAGCGCGGCATTTTGCTGCGCCTGTTTACCAGCAACAGCAGCGTACGTTTTGGTCTGCCCGCCGATGAGGCTGACTGGTTAAGGCTGGAACAGGCGTTACAGGCTTATAGCCAAGCGTTCACTAAGGGAGTGTCATGA